One region of Suncus etruscus isolate mSunEtr1 chromosome 5, mSunEtr1.pri.cur, whole genome shotgun sequence genomic DNA includes:
- the ERICH5 gene encoding glutamate-rich protein 5 encodes MGCSSSAFHKVRVSSGIRREENESGTVQTKPHLVGREPNSYDLVQRANLPPLEKLKVSATPVANGLGFHPSQPTGSGATDTSPPGPAERPLARSGSKGQTEVSTAREAWTELPPSKGTTEAEALGAGAPGPLWGAAGEPESPAVEEGREDTQLPAEMSTRHATEDRPPDTEREPPGSAARSTGEQSDQHQKEEQGAEETVGQKGSPRDIPDLSSPGQLPPASRSIEHPAEILQVGAHGGSHRGQTEEVESEMVEAFEEVSRGAEATEEETGEAVGTSAAT; translated from the exons AAGAAAATGAGTCAGGCACTGTCCAAACCAAGCCACATCTGGTGGGCAGAGAACCGAATTCTTATGACCTGGTGCAGAGGGCAAACCTTCCCCCACTGGAGAAGCTCAAGGTGTCAGCCACACCAGTGGCCAACGGGCTGGGATTCCACCCCAGTCAGCCCACGGGGTCAGGTGCCACGGACACATCACCCCCAGGACCCGCAGAGCGACCACTAGCGCGATCTGGTAGCAAAGGACAGACGGAAGTCAGTACGGCAAGAGAGGCCTGGACGGAGCTGCCCCCTTCGAAAGGAACCACTGAGGCTGAAGCTCTGGGCGCTGGAGCCCCAGGCCCGCTGTGGGGGGCCGCAGGGGAACCCGAGTCTCCTGcagtggaggaaggaagggaggacacGCAGCTACCTGCAGAGATGTCCACCAGGCATGCCACTGAGGACAGGCCACCGGACACTGAGAGAGAACCCCCGGGCAGTGCAGCCAGGAGCACCGGGGAGCAGTCAGATCAGCACCAGAAGGAAGAGCAGGGTGCTGAGGAGACAGTGGGTCAGAAGGGTTCCCCAAGAGACATCCCAGATCTAAGCTCCCCAGGGCAGCTCCCCCCAGCATCCAGGAGTATTGAGCATCCAGCAGAAATTCTCCAAGTTGGAGCCCACGGGGGCAGCCACAGAG GTCAGACAGAAGAGGTTGAGTCAGAGATGGTTGAAGCTTTTGAGGAAGTGAGCAGAGGGGCTGAAGCAACAGAAGAGGAAACAGGGGAGGCTGTGGGCACCTCTGCGGCCACCTAG